The following coding sequences lie in one Lolium perenne isolate Kyuss_39 chromosome 2, Kyuss_2.0, whole genome shotgun sequence genomic window:
- the LOC127333800 gene encoding peroxisomal membrane protein 13 isoform X2 — MAGAPPKPWERAGAEGTSGPAPFKPPSGGSTSDVVEASGTAKPGETIAATNVSANVNNTVSRAMPQRPWQQQAGYGNSYGGAGYGSNMYSSVGGYGNTYGSGGLYGNSSMYSSYGGGGGLYGGSGMYGGGMYNSGMGGSYGGYGMGGMGSMGGMGGMGGMGGMGAMGPYGSPDPNSFGPPAPPPGFWVSFLRVMHGAVSFFGRVAFLVEQNTQAFYMFITAMLQLFDRSGMLYGELARFALRLLGIRTKSKKGRVQGPEGPSFEGPGQQFLEAPKGNNSWENVWGN, encoded by the exons ATGGCAG GCGCGCCACCGAAACCGTGGGAGCGTGCTGGTGCTGAGGGAACATCTGGTCCGGCACCTTTCAAGCCACCGTCTGGTGGCAGCACTAGCGATGTCGTCGAAGCTTCTGGTACAGCGAAACCTGGAGAAACCATTGCTGCTACAAACGTTTCTGCCAATGTAAATAACACCGTCTCGAGGGCTATGCCCCAGCGGCCTTGGCAGCAGCAGGCAGGCTATGGAAATTCTTATGGAG GAGCAGGATATGGATCCAATATGTATAGTTCAGTTGGTGGATATGGCAATACTTACGGTAGCGGCGGGCTCTATGGGAATAGTAGCATGTACTCGAGCTATGGAGGAGGTGGTGGCCTCTATGGAGGTTCTGGGATGTACGGAGGAGGCATGTATAACAGTGGGATGGGAGGCTCTTACGGTGGTTACGGTATGGGTGGCATGGGTAGTATGGGCGGCATGGGTGGTATGGGCGGTATGGGTGGCATGGGCGCGATGGGGCCTTATGGTAGTCCAGATCCAAATTCATTTGGACCTCCTGCGCCACCTCCAGGTTTCTGGGTGTCCTTCCTACGAGTG ATGCATGGCGCTGTCAGTTTCTTTGGGCGAGTTGCATTCCTTGTTGAACAGAATACACAAGCCTTCTATATGTTCATAACAGCTATGTTGCAG CTCTTTGATCGGTCTGGCATGCTTTACGGCGAACTTGCAAGATTTGCCTTGCGACTGCTAGGAATCCGAACGAAGTCGAAGAAGGGCCGTGTTCAGGGCCCCGAGGGCCCATCATTTGAGGGACCTGGCCAACAGTTTTTGGAGGCACCAAAGGGTAACAACTCATGGGAGAATGTCTGGGGAAACTAA
- the LOC127333800 gene encoding peroxisomal membrane protein 13 isoform X1, with amino-acid sequence MQFPGAPPKPWERAGAEGTSGPAPFKPPSGGSTSDVVEASGTAKPGETIAATNVSANVNNTVSRAMPQRPWQQQAGYGNSYGGAGYGSNMYSSVGGYGNTYGSGGLYGNSSMYSSYGGGGGLYGGSGMYGGGMYNSGMGGSYGGYGMGGMGSMGGMGGMGGMGGMGAMGPYGSPDPNSFGPPAPPPGFWVSFLRVMHGAVSFFGRVAFLVEQNTQAFYMFITAMLQLFDRSGMLYGELARFALRLLGIRTKSKKGRVQGPEGPSFEGPGQQFLEAPKGNNSWENVWGN; translated from the exons ATGCAATTTCCAGGCGCGCCACCGAAACCGTGGGAGCGTGCTGGTGCTGAGGGAACATCTGGTCCGGCACCTTTCAAGCCACCGTCTGGTGGCAGCACTAGCGATGTCGTCGAAGCTTCTGGTACAGCGAAACCTGGAGAAACCATTGCTGCTACAAACGTTTCTGCCAATGTAAATAACACCGTCTCGAGGGCTATGCCCCAGCGGCCTTGGCAGCAGCAGGCAGGCTATGGAAATTCTTATGGAG GAGCAGGATATGGATCCAATATGTATAGTTCAGTTGGTGGATATGGCAATACTTACGGTAGCGGCGGGCTCTATGGGAATAGTAGCATGTACTCGAGCTATGGAGGAGGTGGTGGCCTCTATGGAGGTTCTGGGATGTACGGAGGAGGCATGTATAACAGTGGGATGGGAGGCTCTTACGGTGGTTACGGTATGGGTGGCATGGGTAGTATGGGCGGCATGGGTGGTATGGGCGGTATGGGTGGCATGGGCGCGATGGGGCCTTATGGTAGTCCAGATCCAAATTCATTTGGACCTCCTGCGCCACCTCCAGGTTTCTGGGTGTCCTTCCTACGAGTG ATGCATGGCGCTGTCAGTTTCTTTGGGCGAGTTGCATTCCTTGTTGAACAGAATACACAAGCCTTCTATATGTTCATAACAGCTATGTTGCAG CTCTTTGATCGGTCTGGCATGCTTTACGGCGAACTTGCAAGATTTGCCTTGCGACTGCTAGGAATCCGAACGAAGTCGAAGAAGGGCCGTGTTCAGGGCCCCGAGGGCCCATCATTTGAGGGACCTGGCCAACAGTTTTTGGAGGCACCAAAGGGTAACAACTCATGGGAGAATGTCTGGGGAAACTAA